The following coding sequences lie in one Thermosulfuriphilus ammonigenes genomic window:
- a CDS encoding transketolase, translating to MLRIDLSQEELSQEQLRELEAMWRRCARRIILATTLAGCGHPGGSLSSLHLLLMSYAIMRHDPQQPRHPARDRLLVSHGHISPAVYSVLVEYGYASEEAFLMEFRRAGSAFAGHVEQTVPGVEWNTGNLGQGLSAACGMALSLKLKGLKDRRVLCLMGDGEQQKGQVIEARRFAVKFDLDNLMVIVDRNHLQIGGDTDLIIPQSIRDEYRATFWNVIYLCDGHDFAAIYRALRRAWLKEVENPARPTAILARTVMGKGISFMENVARWHGEALKPDMAREALKELGYDEDIEALFERRKAYVNFVKPFDVEVDYPDIDPGQPVVYGPEVKLDNRSAYGKALRSLAEINNLPGERPKILGFSCDLEGSVKMTAFKEWSPEAFFESGIQEHHAAAAAGAASREGFAVFFSTFGVFAVCETYNQQRLNDLNHTHLKVVATHLGLDVGEDGPTHQCLDYLGLLQNLFGFSIFLPADPNQTDRIIRYVATHPGNFFVGMGRSKTPIILDEEGRPFFGEDYRFEPGRADWIRRGDDGTFICFGPLVSRALEAREILAKEGLSIGVLNMASFRPLDTRAILDAALVGPIVTAEDHVVDTGLGAAVARVLVDAGVVVPFRRCGVSTYGSSGKPDDLYRRQGLDPQSLAQKMKELIKG from the coding sequence ATGTTACGAATCGACCTTTCCCAGGAAGAGCTAAGCCAGGAGCAGCTAAGGGAGCTTGAAGCTATGTGGCGGCGCTGCGCCCGGAGAATTATACTGGCTACTACCCTGGCCGGCTGTGGTCATCCCGGAGGCTCTCTTTCTTCATTGCACCTTCTTTTGATGAGTTATGCCATTATGCGTCATGATCCTCAGCAGCCGCGTCATCCGGCTCGGGATCGCCTTCTGGTCAGCCATGGCCACATCTCTCCGGCGGTCTATAGTGTTTTGGTGGAGTATGGGTATGCCTCCGAGGAGGCCTTTCTTATGGAGTTTCGCCGGGCCGGTTCAGCCTTTGCCGGCCACGTAGAACAGACTGTGCCCGGGGTAGAATGGAATACCGGAAATCTGGGGCAAGGCCTTTCGGCCGCCTGTGGTATGGCTCTTTCTCTTAAACTCAAAGGCCTCAAGGACAGGCGGGTCCTTTGTCTTATGGGCGATGGTGAGCAACAAAAGGGTCAGGTCATTGAGGCCCGGCGTTTCGCCGTTAAGTTTGACCTGGACAACCTCATGGTCATCGTTGACCGAAATCATCTCCAGATAGGTGGTGATACCGATCTTATCATCCCCCAATCAATAAGAGATGAATATCGGGCCACCTTTTGGAACGTGATCTATCTCTGTGATGGCCACGACTTTGCCGCTATTTACCGGGCCCTGCGCCGGGCTTGGCTTAAAGAGGTGGAAAATCCTGCCCGTCCCACGGCCATTTTGGCCCGGACGGTAATGGGCAAGGGTATTTCCTTTATGGAGAATGTGGCCCGCTGGCACGGAGAGGCCCTCAAGCCGGATATGGCCAGGGAGGCCTTAAAGGAGTTGGGATACGATGAAGACATTGAGGCCCTTTTTGAACGCCGTAAGGCCTACGTTAACTTCGTAAAACCTTTTGATGTTGAGGTTGACTATCCGGATATAGATCCTGGTCAGCCTGTGGTTTATGGCCCGGAGGTTAAATTAGATAACCGTTCGGCCTATGGTAAGGCCTTAAGGAGCTTGGCAGAGATCAACAACCTTCCGGGAGAAAGGCCCAAAATTTTAGGGTTTTCTTGCGATCTTGAAGGATCCGTAAAGATGACAGCCTTTAAAGAGTGGTCGCCAGAGGCCTTTTTTGAATCCGGAATCCAGGAGCATCACGCCGCGGCTGCTGCCGGAGCCGCTTCCCGGGAGGGATTTGCGGTCTTTTTTTCTACCTTTGGAGTTTTTGCCGTCTGTGAGACTTATAACCAACAGCGTCTAAACGATCTTAATCACACCCATCTCAAGGTTGTGGCCACCCACCTGGGGCTTGATGTCGGTGAGGATGGTCCGACCCATCAGTGTCTAGATTACCTGGGTCTTCTCCAGAATCTCTTTGGTTTTTCCATATTTTTGCCTGCTGATCCCAACCAGACCGACCGTATTATCCGTTATGTAGCTACCCATCCTGGTAACTTCTTTGTAGGTATGGGGCGTTCTAAGACTCCCATTATCCTTGATGAAGAAGGCCGGCCCTTCTTTGGGGAAGATTACCGTTTTGAGCCCGGCCGGGCCGACTGGATCCGACGGGGCGATGACGGAACCTTTATCTGTTTTGGGCCGCTAGTCTCCCGGGCCCTTGAAGCCCGTGAGATCCTGGCGAAAGAGGGGCTATCTATCGGAGTTCTCAATATGGCCTCCTTCCGGCCGCTGGACACCCGGGCCATCCTTGATGCCGCTCTTGTTGGCCCTATCGTCACCGCTGAGGATCACGTGGTGGATACAGGGCTTGGGGCGGCGGTGGCTAGGGTTTTAGTCGATGCCGGAGTGGTCGTTCCCTTCCGGCGCTGTGGGGTTTCAACCTACGGCTCAAGCGGAAAGCCAGATGATCTTTATCGCCGCCAAGGGCTCGACCCTCAATCCCTGGCCCAAAAGATGAAGGAGCTCATTAAGGGATGA
- the lptC gene encoding LPS export ABC transporter periplasmic protein LptC yields the protein MLSRFRVVLLLMLAFALSACATSQERPPSPPSEEETPDLILKDVEFVEYQGPKPGYVVLAAEASLIEDEDRLFLKEVRIREIKPTQKGLYVRGDRGWYDLKEGRLFLEGSVVIKTRNRGVLETQSLLYLSRQDELVGEEEVLIKGEGTTIRGIGFVYEIKKGRLKVCQKVELIGQDFI from the coding sequence ATGCTTTCTCGCTTCAGAGTTGTCTTGCTTTTGATGCTGGCCTTTGCCCTTTCGGCCTGCGCTACGTCTCAAGAAAGGCCTCCTTCCCCTCCTTCGGAGGAAGAGACCCCAGATCTCATCCTCAAAGATGTAGAGTTTGTCGAATATCAAGGGCCAAAACCCGGATACGTGGTTCTGGCGGCCGAAGCCAGCCTAATAGAAGATGAAGACCGCCTTTTTTTAAAAGAGGTGAGGATAAGGGAGATCAAGCCTACCCAAAAGGGCCTTTATGTTCGGGGAGATCGGGGCTGGTATGATCTTAAAGAAGGACGGCTTTTTTTGGAGGGTTCGGTAGTGATAAAGACCAGAAACCGGGGAGTCTTAGAGACCCAAAGCCTTCTCTATCTTTCCCGTCAAGATGAATTGGTAGGGGAGGAAGAAGTCCTCATCAAAGGAGAAGGGACGACTATCCGGGGAATTGGTTTTGTTTATGAAATTAAAAAAGGAAGGCTTAAGGTATGCCAGAAGGTGGAGTTGATCGGTCAAGATTTTATTTGA
- a CDS encoding PTS sugar transporter subunit IIA, with the protein MPGVVVVTHGRLAEELVLAAAFIMGGLEGVVGVGIDPNEPLEELKERILQAIRKVNDGEGVLVLTDMFGGTPSNICLAFLEEGRVEVVSGVNLPMIIKAAQSLKRPLPELAKVVAEAGKKSISKASELLNS; encoded by the coding sequence ATGCCTGGAGTGGTTGTTGTTACCCATGGCCGTCTGGCGGAAGAATTAGTATTAGCGGCGGCCTTTATTATGGGAGGGCTAGAGGGGGTAGTAGGCGTGGGGATAGACCCTAATGAACCCCTCGAAGAGCTTAAAGAGCGTATCTTGCAGGCCATTCGCAAAGTTAATGACGGAGAAGGGGTCTTGGTGCTTACAGACATGTTTGGCGGTACCCCCTCTAATATCTGTCTGGCCTTTTTGGAAGAAGGGCGAGTGGAGGTTGTCAGTGGAGTCAACCTCCCAATGATTATCAAGGCCGCCCAGTCCCTTAAACGGCCCCTACCAGAGCTGGCCAAAGTGGTAGCCGAGGCTGGCAAGAAGAGCATCTCCAAGGCCAGTGAACTTCTAAACAGCTGA
- the lptA gene encoding lipopolysaccharide transport periplasmic protein LptA, producing the protein MNRLAIGLGVFWVLMAFFPVALQAGAPVKITSDQLESLDDKQMIIFTGHVVAKKENLTVYADKLVVYYRPVKTDKGIRKKVYKMVALGNVKIVQQNSWVATGGVATYFRQEEKVVLEDNPQVVKGGNVVRGKKITLFLNEDRSLVEAAPGKKVEAIVYPEE; encoded by the coding sequence TTGAATCGGCTGGCTATTGGCCTAGGTGTTTTTTGGGTTCTTATGGCCTTTTTCCCGGTAGCTCTCCAGGCTGGGGCTCCCGTTAAGATCACCAGCGACCAGTTAGAGTCTCTCGATGACAAACAGATGATCATCTTCACCGGCCACGTGGTGGCCAAAAAGGAAAATCTTACTGTCTATGCCGACAAGCTAGTGGTTTACTACCGTCCGGTTAAAACCGATAAAGGGATACGGAAGAAGGTCTACAAGATGGTAGCCTTGGGAAACGTCAAAATAGTGCAGCAGAATTCCTGGGTGGCTACCGGTGGAGTGGCCACCTACTTTCGCCAGGAGGAAAAGGTTGTCCTGGAGGACAACCCCCAGGTGGTAAAAGGGGGGAACGTCGTCCGGGGCAAAAAAATCACCCTCTTTCTCAACGAAGACCGAAGCTTGGTTGAGGCCGCCCCTGGCAAGAAGGTGGAGGCCATCGTTTATCCCGAAGAATGA
- the kdsA gene encoding 3-deoxy-8-phosphooctulonate synthase, with product MKAIRIGPLNFDPKGPPLLVAGPCVLEELDLAIRIALFMKEAAERTGFLYVFKASFDKANRTSLSSYRGPGFEEGLKMLARIKEVAGVPVLSDIHESWQAEAAAEVLDAIQIPAFLCRQTDLILAAARTKKAVNIKKGQFMAPWDMRYALEKAISVGNENLFLTERGVSFGYRNLVVDMRTFAIMARFGYPVIFDATHSVQLPGGGEGRSGGEREFVAPLARAAVAAGAHGVFMEVHENPERARCDGPNSLSLYQAARLLEDLARIYSLRDDFLSL from the coding sequence ATGAAGGCCATAAGAATCGGTCCTCTGAACTTTGATCCTAAAGGGCCGCCTCTCCTTGTCGCCGGCCCTTGTGTCCTGGAAGAACTCGACCTGGCCATTCGGATCGCCCTTTTTATGAAGGAGGCCGCCGAGAGAACGGGTTTTCTTTATGTCTTCAAGGCCTCCTTTGACAAGGCGAATCGCACCAGCCTTTCCTCCTATAGAGGGCCGGGGTTTGAGGAAGGCCTTAAGATGCTGGCCCGGATCAAAGAGGTGGCCGGTGTCCCTGTGCTTTCGGATATCCATGAGTCATGGCAGGCTGAAGCCGCGGCGGAGGTTCTAGACGCCATCCAGATTCCGGCCTTTTTGTGTCGTCAAACTGATCTTATCCTGGCTGCCGCCAGGACCAAGAAGGCTGTAAACATCAAGAAAGGCCAGTTTATGGCCCCTTGGGATATGCGCTACGCCCTGGAGAAGGCGATCTCTGTAGGAAATGAGAACCTTTTTCTTACCGAAAGGGGAGTGAGTTTCGGCTATCGTAACTTGGTGGTGGATATGAGAACCTTCGCCATCATGGCCCGATTTGGCTATCCGGTTATCTTTGACGCCACCCACAGCGTTCAGCTACCAGGTGGTGGAGAAGGGAGAAGCGGGGGCGAGAGGGAGTTTGTAGCTCCTTTGGCCCGGGCGGCTGTGGCGGCCGGTGCCCATGGAGTTTTTATGGAAGTCCACGAGAATCCAGAAAGAGCCCGCTGCGATGGGCCCAACTCACTTTCCCTCTATCAAGCAGCCAGACTTCTTGAAGACCTGGCCCGGATCTACAGCTTGCGAGATGATTTTCTATCCCTCTGA
- the hpf gene encoding ribosome hibernation-promoting factor, HPF/YfiA family produces MQINVTFRRLDPSQGLKDYAVKRLSKLAKYFGGPTEVNVILTTEKFRQIAEVVITGNGLNLSGKEETNDMYSAIDLVVDKMERQLRRHREKIKSHKGRGPGRTVTASAAPVESEGKNVVVEQVTAKPLSVEEAIDQLELMGYQFLVFVNADTESLNVIYRRPDGHYGLIQPESL; encoded by the coding sequence ATGCAAATTAATGTTACCTTTAGACGTTTAGACCCTTCCCAAGGTCTAAAAGACTATGCGGTAAAGAGGCTCAGTAAACTGGCCAAATATTTCGGTGGGCCCACTGAGGTAAACGTTATTCTGACCACAGAAAAGTTTCGTCAGATTGCTGAGGTGGTCATCACCGGAAATGGCCTTAACCTGAGTGGCAAGGAAGAGACCAATGATATGTACTCGGCGATAGACCTGGTGGTGGACAAGATGGAGCGCCAATTGCGCCGCCATCGGGAGAAAATTAAAAGCCATAAGGGCCGTGGCCCGGGGCGGACAGTGACCGCTTCTGCGGCTCCGGTGGAGTCAGAGGGCAAGAACGTGGTGGTGGAACAGGTTACGGCCAAACCCCTTTCTGTGGAGGAGGCCATAGATCAGCTGGAGCTTATGGGATACCAGTTCTTGGTCTTTGTTAACGCTGATACGGAAAGCCTGAATGTTATCTATCGTCGCCCTGATGGCCACTACGGGTTGATTCAGCCGGAGTCTTTGTAA
- a CDS encoding PTS sugar transporter subunit IIA, producing the protein MRILDFIDKNCIVPKLKSRDKWAVFEELARIITNHRNDLRATEIVRVLTEREKLGSTGIGHGVAIPHGKMKGLDRLIICVARSDQGIDFEALDKQPVHLIFLILAPDDAAGLYLKLLARLSRLLKEPLFRERLMAAKDPEEILTIIQEADSEF; encoded by the coding sequence ATGAGGATCTTGGACTTCATTGATAAAAACTGTATTGTCCCTAAACTCAAATCCCGGGACAAGTGGGCTGTCTTTGAGGAGCTGGCCCGGATAATTACTAACCACCGAAATGATCTCCGGGCCACAGAGATTGTCCGGGTTCTTACCGAGCGGGAGAAACTGGGCAGCACCGGTATTGGTCACGGAGTGGCCATTCCTCACGGTAAAATGAAGGGTCTTGATCGCTTAATCATCTGTGTCGCTCGGAGTGACCAAGGGATAGACTTTGAGGCCCTGGACAAACAGCCTGTCCACCTAATTTTTCTCATTCTGGCCCCGGATGACGCTGCCGGTTTATACCTTAAACTTTTGGCCCGGCTCTCCCGCCTTCTTAAGGAACCTCTCTTTCGGGAAAGGCTTATGGCTGCCAAAGATCCGGAAGAGATCCTCACTATAATTCAAGAGGCGGATTCGGAGTTCTAG
- the rpoN gene encoding RNA polymerase factor sigma-54, whose translation MALELRQHLKLTQQLVMTPQLQQAIKLLQLSRLELQETIEQEIEQNPLLEDSLEGRDDFTSYSEEEPELAVPEVSLSPADEGPWGDEPIKDTDWSEYSDYFDNERSSAVMSFAYEEKEPISFEGSVSGPTSLTSHLMWQLQLSDLEEVDRLVAAHIIGNLDPNGYLAVPIEDIARETGVTEAKVLEVLAKVQEFDPVGVAARDLRECLLIQIRHLGLEGSVVEKIVRDHLRSLELKNYQAIARELEIPLEEVVQAVEVISQLEPRPGRNYSGEATHYIVPDIFVYKVDDDYVIVLNDEGLPRLRVSPHYRRLLQDPSVPLETKQYIQKKLRSALWLIKSLHQRQRTIYRVTESIMRFQREFLDKGIAYLRPLILKDVAEDVGMHESTISRVTTGKYVQTPQGLFELKFFFNTGINRVGGDQVSSQSVRERIKQIIQTEDPAKPFSDQKIANLLKERYGIEIARRTVAKYREMMGILPASRRKKPALSTK comes from the coding sequence ATGGCCCTTGAACTTAGACAACATCTCAAACTGACCCAACAGTTGGTCATGACTCCCCAGCTGCAGCAGGCTATCAAGCTGTTGCAGCTCTCCCGCCTTGAACTTCAGGAGACCATCGAACAAGAAATAGAACAAAATCCCCTATTAGAAGATTCTTTAGAAGGCCGGGATGATTTTACCAGTTACTCCGAGGAGGAGCCGGAGCTGGCTGTCCCTGAAGTCTCTCTCTCTCCGGCCGACGAGGGCCCCTGGGGTGATGAACCAATAAAAGACACCGATTGGAGCGAATACAGTGACTACTTTGATAACGAACGCTCCTCGGCGGTGATGAGCTTTGCCTACGAGGAAAAGGAGCCTATTTCCTTTGAGGGAAGTGTCTCCGGACCCACCTCCTTGACCTCCCACCTGATGTGGCAGCTTCAGCTCTCAGACCTTGAGGAGGTTGATCGTCTTGTGGCCGCCCACATCATTGGCAATCTAGATCCCAATGGCTATCTGGCGGTCCCTATTGAAGATATTGCTCGTGAGACAGGGGTCACGGAGGCCAAGGTGCTGGAGGTCCTGGCCAAGGTCCAGGAGTTTGATCCGGTGGGAGTGGCTGCCCGGGATCTCCGGGAATGTCTTCTCATTCAGATCCGGCATCTTGGTCTAGAGGGTAGCGTGGTAGAAAAGATCGTTCGGGATCATCTGAGATCTCTAGAGCTTAAAAATTATCAGGCCATTGCCCGGGAGCTAGAGATTCCTCTGGAGGAGGTTGTTCAGGCGGTAGAAGTTATCTCTCAGCTTGAGCCCCGACCGGGCCGCAATTATAGTGGAGAGGCCACTCATTATATTGTTCCAGATATCTTTGTTTACAAGGTAGATGATGACTATGTCATTGTCCTCAACGATGAAGGGTTGCCTCGCTTAAGAGTAAGTCCACACTATCGTCGGCTCCTTCAAGATCCTTCAGTTCCTCTGGAGACCAAACAGTATATTCAAAAAAAGCTCCGATCGGCCCTCTGGTTGATCAAGAGTCTTCATCAGCGGCAGCGAACCATCTATCGGGTAACCGAATCCATAATGCGTTTCCAACGCGAATTTCTGGACAAGGGGATCGCTTATCTTCGGCCCCTCATCCTCAAGGATGTGGCTGAAGATGTGGGCATGCATGAATCCACCATCAGCCGGGTGACCACCGGCAAATATGTCCAGACTCCCCAAGGTCTTTTTGAGCTGAAATTTTTCTTCAACACCGGGATAAACCGGGTTGGGGGAGATCAGGTCTCATCTCAGAGCGTTCGAGAGAGGATAAAACAGATTATTCAGACGGAAGATCCAGCTAAACCTTTTAGTGACCAAAAGATCGCCAACCTCCTTAAAGAACGCTACGGGATTGAGATCGCCCGGCGGACGGTGGCGAAATATCGAGAAATGATGGGTATCTTGCCTGCCAGCCGGCGCAAAAAGCCGGCTTTGTCCACCAAATGA
- the rimI gene encoding ribosomal protein S18-alanine N-acetyltransferase gives MRARIVPAREEDLPGLLEIERLSHPNPWSKAAFLGELSHKSARLWVAKVAGLPRGFISFWLVLDEIHILNLAVHPQVRRQGLATSLITLALKYGRRQGAHLAWLEVRPSNKAAIRLYQKLGFVATGRRPGYYQDTGEDAIIMKLSLRDHEA, from the coding sequence ATGAGGGCCAGGATCGTCCCGGCTCGGGAGGAGGATTTGCCGGGACTACTGGAAATCGAGCGCCTCTCCCATCCTAACCCCTGGAGTAAGGCAGCCTTTTTGGGAGAGCTCTCCCATAAGTCTGCCAGACTCTGGGTGGCCAAGGTGGCCGGCCTTCCGCGGGGGTTTATTTCTTTTTGGCTGGTTTTAGACGAGATCCATATCCTTAATCTGGCCGTCCATCCCCAGGTCCGAAGGCAGGGGTTGGCTACCAGCCTGATTACTCTGGCCCTTAAGTATGGCCGGCGGCAAGGAGCCCATTTGGCTTGGCTAGAGGTTAGGCCTTCCAATAAAGCGGCCATCAGGCTATATCAGAAGCTTGGTTTTGTGGCTACCGGCCGCCGTCCCGGTTATTATCAAGACACCGGTGAAGATGCCATTATCATGAAACTTTCCCTCAGGGACCATGAGGCTTAA
- the rapZ gene encoding RNase adapter RapZ encodes MSLDTVIITGLSGSGKSTALKAFEDIGYFCVDNLPILLLPEFLALKDQEVSSGEKLKVAIVMDLREKTFLDQYQSIFCQVKEQGYHLEILFLEASDEVLIQRFSQTRRPHPLAPKGSLAEGIRLERERLQGIKEWAHQVVDTSRFNVHQLRAEIIRLYAHREDLVRPTIHIISFGFKYGVPPEANMVLDVRFLPNPYFNPLLKPLDGRQEAVKDFVLRSEEARRFLEHLEGLLGFLLPLYHREGKAYMVIAVGCTGGRHRSVVMAEQLRQILMGMGEDVLITHRDMDKD; translated from the coding sequence GTGTCACTTGATACGGTCATCATTACCGGTCTTTCTGGCTCAGGAAAGAGCACTGCCCTCAAGGCCTTTGAAGACATTGGTTATTTCTGTGTTGATAATCTCCCCATCCTTCTATTGCCGGAGTTTTTGGCCTTAAAGGATCAAGAGGTTTCCTCTGGAGAGAAGCTTAAAGTGGCCATTGTCATGGATCTCCGGGAGAAGACATTCCTGGACCAGTATCAGTCTATTTTTTGTCAGGTCAAAGAACAGGGATACCATCTGGAGATCCTTTTTTTGGAAGCCAGCGATGAAGTCCTCATTCAGCGCTTTAGCCAGACCCGCCGACCACACCCTCTCGCCCCCAAGGGCTCTCTGGCTGAGGGTATTCGCTTAGAGCGAGAGCGTCTTCAAGGCATCAAAGAGTGGGCCCATCAGGTGGTAGATACCTCCCGATTTAATGTTCACCAGCTTCGGGCAGAGATAATTCGTCTCTACGCCCACCGAGAGGACTTGGTTCGTCCAACTATTCATATTATTTCTTTTGGTTTTAAATATGGTGTCCCCCCAGAGGCCAATATGGTTCTAGACGTTCGTTTTCTACCTAACCCTTACTTTAATCCCCTGCTTAAACCTCTTGACGGACGGCAAGAGGCGGTTAAAGATTTTGTCCTTCGTAGTGAGGAGGCTCGGCGTTTTTTAGAGCATCTGGAGGGGCTCCTGGGATTCCTGCTGCCACTCTATCATCGTGAAGGTAAGGCCTACATGGTTATCGCTGTAGGCTGTACCGGGGGGCGTCATCGTTCGGTAGTGATGGCCGAGCAGCTTCGCCAGATCTTGATGGGGATGGGTGAAGACGTTCTTATTACCCATCGGGACATGGACAAGGACTAA
- the lptB gene encoding LPS export ABC transporter ATP-binding protein: protein MQADHLQAQGLVKEYHRRRVVDGVDLSVSRGEIVGLLGPNGAGKTTTFYMVAGLIRPDSGRVFLDEEEITHFPMHRRARLGITYLPQEASIFRKLTVMENVLAILERRGLSRRECRRRAEQLVAEFGLEHVATQKGYQLSGGERRRVEIMRALATDPSFVLLDEPFAGIDPLAVADLQGLIRELKERDLGVIISDHNVRETLTVCDRAYIVSQGKIIEEGTPYEIARSERARKFYLGEGFSL from the coding sequence ATGCAGGCCGATCATCTTCAGGCCCAGGGTTTGGTTAAGGAGTATCACCGGCGGCGTGTGGTCGATGGGGTGGATCTTTCCGTCTCCCGGGGGGAGATAGTTGGCCTCCTCGGACCAAATGGGGCCGGCAAAACAACCACCTTCTATATGGTTGCCGGCCTTATTCGTCCTGACAGCGGACGGGTTTTTCTTGATGAGGAGGAAATCACGCACTTTCCCATGCATCGGAGGGCCAGGCTGGGAATTACCTATCTTCCGCAGGAGGCTTCTATCTTTCGCAAGCTTACAGTGATGGAGAATGTTCTGGCCATTCTGGAAAGAAGGGGCCTTTCCCGGCGGGAGTGTCGGCGCAGGGCCGAACAACTGGTGGCCGAATTTGGTCTGGAACACGTGGCCACTCAGAAGGGCTATCAGCTTTCCGGTGGAGAAAGAAGACGGGTTGAGATCATGAGGGCCCTGGCCACTGACCCGAGTTTTGTTCTTCTGGACGAGCCCTTCGCCGGTATCGATCCTCTGGCTGTGGCCGATCTCCAGGGTCTTATCCGGGAACTTAAGGAACGGGACTTGGGAGTCATTATCTCTGACCACAATGTTCGGGAAACCTTGACGGTCTGTGACCGCGCCTATATTGTAAGTCAAGGAAAGATCATTGAAGAAGGCACCCCTTACGAGATTGCCCGGAGCGAAAGGGCCCGTAAGTTCTATCTGGGTGAAGGTTTTAGCCTCTAG
- a CDS encoding KdsC family phosphatase, which translates to MIFYPSEILKRAENVRLLLLDVDGVLTDGQIVVAADGSEIKSFCVHDGMGIKLLQMAGIEVAVLTSRISPPLAHRARELGIKTVIQGSLHKLELYLELLREKGLKDYQVAYMGDDWIDLPVLKRVGLAVSVPGAWPPVKEYVHYVTNLPGGHGAVREVCDLILKAQKKWEEILQCFLASELSCF; encoded by the coding sequence ATGATTTTCTATCCCTCTGAAATACTCAAGCGGGCGGAGAATGTTCGCCTTCTCCTTCTTGATGTGGATGGTGTTCTCACCGATGGGCAGATTGTGGTTGCGGCTGATGGCAGTGAGATAAAGAGCTTTTGTGTCCATGACGGCATGGGAATTAAGCTGCTTCAGATGGCCGGGATAGAAGTGGCGGTTCTCACCAGCCGGATAAGCCCCCCCTTGGCTCATCGGGCCAGAGAACTTGGTATTAAGACCGTCATCCAGGGGAGTCTTCATAAGCTGGAACTGTATCTTGAGCTACTTCGAGAAAAGGGCCTCAAAGATTATCAGGTAGCCTACATGGGAGATGACTGGATAGATCTTCCGGTCTTAAAAAGGGTAGGGCTGGCGGTTAGCGTGCCTGGTGCCTGGCCTCCTGTTAAGGAGTATGTCCATTATGTCACCAATCTTCCTGGAGGCCATGGGGCAGTAAGAGAGGTGTGTGATCTTATCTTAAAGGCCCAGAAAAAGTGGGAGGAGATCTTGCAATGCTTTCTCGCTTCAGAGTTGTCTTGCTTTTGA